A segment of the Canis lupus baileyi chromosome 21, mCanLup2.hap1, whole genome shotgun sequence genome:
TATGCTATGAAAAAGAActtgaaacagaaaaatcatAACATAGTATATCGAATAATGGAATTTTCTTCAAAtggtatttttagaaataagacaATTTAGGGTGAAAAGGAACATATATGTGTAAAAGCACTATTTAGATAGACATCATTAGGAATTTTATGCCACATTGAATCCATATGCAGAGATCCTCAATGATTTCAGTTTAATAGAATAGTAAAGAGGGTAAACAGGAAATTTCCTCAATTATGACAAACCTCAAATTTCTCCAGGCCTTGTTATCAAATGACTATCAGTGAATGTGACATAGAAGGCAAGAGATAGAAGCCTGTTGAATAGGTTTTTGTAAAGGATATTTCATCCAAGATACTGATAAGCTCAGAGATGAAGTCAGGGACCCCAAATCAGTGAACTCAACTGAGGATATTTTCTTCAGGAGGTTTCAGGTTTCTCCAACACTAGGAGTGCTAAATATTATCGGAATAGTGTTTTTCAGATTTCAAAGCACATAgataaaatgcataataaatgAACTAGATACGTGTATATAtgatcataaaaaatattttttcattctttgggaAACTCAAGGTAAAGTGAAAGTGGGGCACTATTGGTATAAATTTTCAGATGAAGGCCAAATTTCAAGGCAGTTAAGGCACCTGACCAAGGAAAGAACAAGTTCTGCCACTTTCAGTCTTGGTAGGAATCAAAATGTTTAAAGGATATTGACTTTTTATTCTCCAAATGCAAAGGCTTTGATCCAATTGGGTTAGTTTCTGAATCAATGGAGAGATCTGGGAGAGGCTGGGACTTCTGCAGATTTACAAAGATTCGTAGGGATTATAGGAAGTTGGAGGTAACATGGAGCAAAAAGAAGGAATTCAGAGGTCACCCCAATGATCTCCCCAAGATgtcacttcttttcttcttttgcagaTTAAGCTTTTATCAAGTTCACCTTACCTGCAAACTACTATGTCAGTGAATAGCAGTGTGAATGAATTCATTCTGCTTGGCTTGACACAGGatccaagaaaacagaaagcaataTTTGGGGTCTTCTTGATGTTTTACCTTGCCACACTGTTGGGAAACTTTCTCATTGTAGTGACTATTAAAAGAAGCAGGACCCTTGGGAgtcccatgtacttcttcctatTTTACCTGTCCTTTGCTGATGCCTGCTTTTCTACAACCACAGCTCCCAGGTTGATTGTGGATGCCATTTCCCAGCAGAAGACTATTTCCTACAATGAGTGCATGACTCAGGTCTTTGCATCCCATTTCTTTGGTTGCATGGGAATCTTTGTGCTGATCCTCATGGCTTTTGATCGCTATGTAGCTATTTGTAAGCCCTTGCGATACACAACCATCATGAACAGGCATGTCTGCAGTGTGCTGGTGATTCTGGGTTGGGTGGGATCCTGTATCCACTCTTCGGCACAAATTGTCCTGGCTTTGAGATTGCCTTTCTGTGGTCCCAATATGATTGATCACTATTTCTGTGACTTGCAGCCCTTGTTGAAACTTGCTTGCATGGACACTTATGTAATAAATTTGCTAGTTGTTACTAACAGTGGAGCCATATGCATGGTGAGTTTCATAATTCTGCTTATCTCCTATATTATCATCTTGTACTCTCTGAGAAACCACAGTGCAGAAGGAAGGCGAAAAGCCCTTTCGACCTGCACCTCCCATTTTATTGTGGTTGTCTTATGTTTTGTCCCATGCATATTCATATATACACGTCCGGCAACCACATTTCCAGTAGACAAGGTGGTGGCTGTGTTTTATACCATTGGGACACCCTTGCTCAATCCTCTGATCTACACACTGAGGAATGCAGAAGTGAAAATTGCCATGAAAAAGTTATGGTGTAGCAAAGTATGACTTCTGTTGATACATGATAATCAGGGATCCTAATGTATATTTCCTTAACAGATTGGTTTTCCCTCATGAGCAggacagataaaatatttttctttggggaATACGATCAATTAGTGATTTTTAAtcatgctttttgtttattttattgtattaatattaataaatagtaataaatatatagaCTCCTTATTCTGAGAGAATTGCATTAAAATAGGATTACTTATAGTCTAAAGCAGTTTGAACAACCTATCATAGACCTCAGTTGAATGGTATTGACATCTGGTCATATTCACATGAAAATTTAGCTTCCTGGTTCAATTTACTTTCAGAAGGAAATGCACTAAGTCGTGAGAGAATcattgtgtgtgtgagcacacacCAATTCTGTGTCTAAGTTTTATTCTAGATGTAATGAATGTGGTCAAGGTGTTAATCCATATGTAACTGGGACTTAATGTAGGGGGCTGTCTTGACAACCTGGCATTTGGAGAAGGCGTTCTAAGAGAATTCTGCTCTGGAATCTGTGCCTGAACTTGTCTCACTGGGGATTCTACATGGAGGAACACTCAACCTCTAATAAAAGCTTAAATATTGGTGAAAACCTGTACTGTTACTGGAGAATTCCTAAAGTTCTTTGAATGGTGAGAGAAGGAGAATCTTGTACTTGGCAGTGATCGGTGGTATCAGCCACTCAGCTGCCCTTTGGCCGGTCCTTCCCATTACTCTTCACAAGGCAGAAAGAAGAGTCAGTGAAGGGATTTGGCAGCAGGAATATGCagaaagaaatacacagaagGGAGGAtaaaagggagaagggaggtaaggtgaaaagcaaaaaaagggCAAGAAAAAGGGGGAACTTTGTTCAAGTTGGAGAGCAGAAGCTTTGCCTTTCTTATTTTGAGAATCAATTCTGGATGTATGGACATTTGTAGGAAAAAGAAGTGAAGTCTCAGTATGTCTACATCTTGACTTAATGTAGCTTACCTCCCTTGACTGCCATATTTGTTTGCTTGGGTATCAGAGAAAAAGCTTTATTTGGTCCTAATATGTccgaaaaataaaaattcagattatttGGGAAAACCAAGATTGGAAAGTCTGttttagctcatttaatttttgtctcttgtttttatatgagaatgttttaaaatacatattttcacttTTGAATATAATCAAACTGATATGTACAATACACACCTGCCGCCACCACTGCCACATCATAATCTATAAGCAAGCACTGCCATGTGATGCTCTTTCAGTATCTGAGTTTATAATACCCAACAAATTGGCACCAGGAAGTATTACTTTAATTGAATTGGGCTAATGAGGAAGGAATACAATGAACTTCATAAGTATGTGAAAAGTTTCTACCAACAGAACATAATATTTTCCTATCCCACCAAAGGTGCTTAGTATTCTTACATAGGAAGTGGTAGTGGACAAAATACTTAAGACCCAATGAGGACATTTATCAGATAACGAATGAGGACATTAGAGAaagttttctaatttctaatggctgagtaatattccattgtattcatagaccacatcttctttatccattcatcttttgatggacaccgaggctccttccacgattggccattgtggacattgctgctataaacattggggtgcaggtgttctagcatttcactgcatctgtatctttgtggtaaatgcccagcaattgcactgcttagggtcttagggtagttctatttttatctctttgaggaacctccacacagttttccagactggctgtatcagttcacattcccaccaacagtgcaagagggttcccctttctccacatcctctccaacatatattgtttcctgacttgtcaattttccccattctcactagtgtgaggtggtatctaattgtgattttgatttgtatttccctgaaggcaagtgatgcagagcattttctcatgtgcttgttggccatgtttatgtcttcctctgtgagatttctgttcatgtcttttgcccatttcatgattggattgtttgtttctttgctgttgagtttaataagtttttatagatcttggatactagtcctttatctgatacgtcatttgcaaatatcttctcccattctgtaggttgtcttttagttttgttgttcatttgttttgctgtgcagaagccttttatcttgatgaagtcacaataattcatttttgctttttttttgtttttttttttaatttattttttattggtgttcaatttactaacatacagaataacccccagtgcccgtcacccattcactcccaccccccgccctcctccccttctaccacccctagttcgtttccaggagttagcagtctttacgttctgtctccctttctgatatttcccacacatctcttctcccttcccttatattccctttcactattatttatattccccaaatgaatgagaacatataatgtttgtccttctcc
Coding sequences within it:
- the LOC140613350 gene encoding olfactory receptor 4C11-like translates to MSVNSSVNEFILLGLTQDPRKQKAIFGVFLMFYLATLLGNFLIVVTIKRSRTLGSPMYFFLFYLSFADACFSTTTAPRLIVDAISQQKTISYNECMTQVFASHFFGCMGIFVLILMAFDRYVAICKPLRYTTIMNRHVCSVLVILGWVGSCIHSSAQIVLALRLPFCGPNMIDHYFCDLQPLLKLACMDTYVINLLVVTNSGAICMVSFIILLISYIIILYSLRNHSAEGRRKALSTCTSHFIVVVLCFVPCIFIYTRPATTFPVDKVVAVFYTIGTPLLNPLIYTLRNAEVKIAMKKLWCSKV